A single region of the Gemella sp. zg-570 genome encodes:
- the polA gene encoding DNA polymerase I yields MSKIMLLDGNSLTYRAFHAMPLLKNKKALYTNAVYGFALMLEKLLADVKPDFALVAFDKGKATFRHQTYSDYKGTRDKTPSELVEQFDYVRELLDSYGIKYEEDAEYEADDIIGTYAKKSQALGHDVIVVSGDKDLTQLASDKITIYYTKRGVTELDYYTPAFINKKYGLSPLQIIDMKGLMGDKSDNIPGIEGIGEKTAIKLLSEYGSLEEVLNNIDKINGKKLKERLENGKDSAILSKKLATIYTQVPIKREISDLTFTEDIDKKTNLYKKLEFSSFLKKLEKPPAKKEEVNLKIIYSDAKTDLNLKNSAIHLECYTDDYHNSDVLSLAVYSDNSIYLFAKEDFFTNKNVVSYLSSEESKNIFDFKKVAYHAKFYGIEIRGTIFDARIASYLVDVTLAGKLDKIVNHYLGKILESDEEIYGKGVKRSVPPKEIFENYLAKIVRYNFELKPVLENLLNEQNMLSLYHDIEIPTSKVLADMEFEGIHVNKKELELISYDLDKRTEDLEYSIYALAGSEFNISSPKQLGMVLFENLGLPAVKKTKTGYSTSIEVLEFLENKHPIVPLIMEYRTITKLNSTYAKGLIKDISREGKIHTIYEQTLAQTGRLSSINPNLQNIPIRIEDGKKIRRAFVPSSADNLILAIDYSQIELRVLAHIANDKVMIEAFNNDEDIHTKTASQVNNVALEEVTENMRREAKAVNFGIVYGISDFGLSNNLGISRKRAKEFIEKYLETFSGVKNYMDEIVQFAKENNYVETLFSRRRYLPEINNKNKMIVNLNSRIAMNTPIQGSAADIIKIAMVKVANYLKESKLRAKLLLQVHDELIFDVHKDDREELEKIVKELMESSANMQVKLKADASYGNNWYEAK; encoded by the coding sequence ATGTCAAAAATTATGTTATTAGATGGTAATAGTTTAACTTATCGTGCCTTTCACGCCATGCCACTTTTAAAAAATAAAAAGGCTTTATATACAAACGCTGTTTACGGATTTGCTTTAATGCTAGAAAAGTTATTGGCAGATGTTAAACCTGATTTTGCTTTGGTTGCATTTGATAAGGGCAAGGCTACCTTCCGTCATCAAACTTATTCAGATTACAAGGGAACACGAGATAAAACTCCTAGCGAACTAGTAGAGCAATTTGACTATGTTCGAGAACTTTTGGATAGTTACGGAATAAAATATGAAGAAGATGCTGAATATGAGGCGGACGATATTATAGGAACTTATGCAAAAAAATCGCAAGCCTTGGGTCATGATGTAATAGTAGTGTCAGGAGATAAGGATTTAACACAATTAGCAAGTGACAAGATTACAATTTATTATACTAAGCGAGGGGTTACAGAACTTGATTATTACACACCCGCCTTTATTAATAAAAAATACGGGCTAAGCCCTTTGCAAATAATAGATATGAAAGGCTTAATGGGGGACAAGTCGGATAATATACCAGGAATTGAAGGTATCGGAGAAAAAACTGCAATTAAATTATTGTCTGAATACGGTAGCCTAGAAGAAGTCTTAAATAATATTGATAAGATAAATGGGAAAAAATTAAAAGAGAGATTAGAAAATGGCAAGGATAGTGCCATTCTTAGTAAAAAATTGGCAACCATTTATACACAGGTACCTATAAAGCGTGAAATTTCAGACTTAACTTTTACGGAAGATATTGATAAAAAAACAAATTTATATAAAAAATTAGAGTTCAGCTCCTTTCTAAAAAAATTAGAAAAGCCTCCAGCAAAAAAAGAAGAAGTAAACTTAAAAATTATTTATTCTGACGCTAAGACAGACTTAAATTTAAAAAATTCAGCTATTCACTTAGAATGCTATACAGATGACTACCATAATAGCGATGTTTTATCCCTTGCTGTTTACTCAGATAATAGTATCTACCTATTTGCTAAAGAAGATTTTTTTACTAATAAAAATGTAGTTTCTTATCTATCTTCAGAAGAAAGCAAAAATATTTTTGATTTTAAAAAAGTTGCCTATCACGCAAAATTTTATGGAATAGAAATAAGGGGAACCATATTCGATGCAAGGATAGCTAGCTACTTGGTAGATGTAACCCTTGCTGGCAAATTAGATAAGATAGTAAATCACTATTTAGGAAAAATTTTAGAAAGTGATGAAGAAATTTATGGCAAGGGGGTAAAACGTTCAGTCCCTCCAAAAGAAATTTTTGAAAATTACTTAGCCAAGATAGTTAGATATAATTTTGAATTAAAACCTGTATTGGAAAATTTACTAAATGAGCAAAATATGCTTTCTCTTTATCATGATATAGAAATACCAACATCTAAAGTTTTAGCTGATATGGAATTTGAAGGAATACATGTCAATAAAAAAGAGTTGGAGCTTATAAGTTATGATTTGGATAAGCGAACAGAAGATTTAGAATATTCTATTTATGCCCTAGCAGGTAGTGAATTTAATATTTCTTCGCCAAAACAATTAGGTATGGTTCTTTTTGAAAATTTAGGTTTGCCAGCTGTGAAAAAAACGAAAACAGGTTATTCGACTTCTATTGAAGTCCTTGAATTTTTAGAAAATAAACACCCAATTGTTCCACTTATTATGGAGTATCGAACAATTACTAAATTAAATTCTACCTATGCCAAAGGGTTGATTAAGGATATAAGTAGAGAGGGTAAAATTCATACTATCTATGAACAAACGCTGGCTCAAACTGGACGCTTATCATCTATCAATCCAAACTTGCAAAATATTCCAATCAGAATAGAAGATGGGAAAAAAATTCGTCGTGCCTTTGTACCATCTAGTGCTGATAATCTTATTTTAGCCATAGACTACTCGCAAATAGAATTAAGAGTTTTAGCCCATATAGCAAATGACAAAGTTATGATAGAAGCCTTTAATAATGATGAAGATATACATACAAAAACAGCAAGTCAAGTGAATAATGTAGCACTGGAAGAAGTTACAGAAAATATGCGTCGTGAAGCTAAGGCTGTAAACTTTGGAATAGTTTATGGTATTTCAGATTTTGGTCTGTCTAATAATTTAGGGATTAGTAGAAAAAGAGCCAAAGAATTTATAGAAAAATATTTAGAAACATTTTCTGGTGTTAAAAACTACATGGACGAGATAGTGCAATTTGCAAAAGAGAATAATTACGTAGAAACTTTATTTTCTCGTCGTAGGTATTTACCAGAAATAAACAATAAAAATAAAATGATAGTAAACTTAAATAGCCGTATTGCCATGAATACACCAATACAAGGAAGTGCAGCAGACATTATAAAAATTGCTATGGTAAAAGTTGCTAACTATTTAAAAGAAAGCAAGCTAAGAGCAAAATTATTATTGCAAGTTCATGACGAATTAATATTCGATGTGCATAAAGATGACAGGGAAGAATTAGAAAAAATAGTTAAAGAATTAATGGAATCTTCAGCTAATATGCAGGTTAAATTAAAAGCAGATGCTTCTTACGGCAACAACTGGTATGAAGCAAAATAA
- the rapZ gene encoding RNase adapter RapZ codes for MKKDLVIITGLSGAGKNSALDVFEDFGYFCVDNMPSLLVDAFLKLLIEKDITKAAISIDIRSKKFSLELGTMLQNILKDDNFNIKIIYIDCSDEVLVNRYKETRKNHPLSKKSNLLDGIRAERELMKNIRVNANYIYDTSKLKVKDLIEKISQDFSIKKLDRYHVTVSSFGYKYGIPIDADNIIDVRFLRNPFYIDELKEKTGLEEDVYNYVMADDTSQEFYDNLKKLILFMIEKYQYEGRDKIAIAVGCTGGKHRSVSIARKLFEDIKKEGYTTYISHRDINMSR; via the coding sequence ATGAAAAAAGATTTAGTTATTATTACTGGTTTGAGTGGTGCTGGTAAAAATTCAGCTTTAGACGTTTTTGAAGATTTTGGATATTTTTGTGTTGACAATATGCCCTCACTACTTGTTGATGCATTTTTAAAATTGTTGATAGAAAAAGATATAACAAAGGCTGCTATTAGTATAGATATAAGAAGTAAAAAATTCTCATTAGAACTTGGAACAATGTTGCAAAATATTTTAAAAGATGATAATTTTAATATAAAAATTATTTATATTGATTGTAGTGATGAAGTTTTAGTTAATAGGTACAAGGAAACTAGAAAAAATCACCCACTTTCTAAAAAAAGTAACTTGTTAGATGGTATCAGGGCAGAACGTGAACTGATGAAAAATATCAGAGTCAATGCAAATTATATTTATGACACGAGCAAGCTAAAAGTTAAAGATTTAATAGAAAAAATTTCTCAAGATTTTAGTATCAAAAAACTTGATAGGTATCATGTAACAGTTTCTAGTTTTGGTTATAAATATGGTATTCCTATTGATGCTGATAATATTATTGATGTAAGATTCTTAAGAAATCCATTTTATATAGATGAGTTAAAAGAAAAAACTGGTTTGGAAGAAGATGTTTATAATTATGTTATGGCAGATGATACAAGTCAAGAATTTTATGATAATTTGAAAAAATTAATTTTATTTATGATTGAAAAATATCAGTATGAAGGTAGAGATAAGATAGCCATAGCTGTTGGTTGTACGGGAGGTAAGCACCGTTCTGTAAGTATAGCTAGAAAATTGTTTGAAGATATTAAAAAAGAAGGATACACAACTTATATTTCACATAGAGATATAAATATGAGCAGGTAA
- the yvcK gene encoding YvcK family protein — protein sequence MNNEIKVVTIGGGTGLSVLLRGLKNYPLDITALVTVADDGGSSGKIRSDMNIPSPGDIRNVIAALSDVEPHLEKMFQYRFDIGEISGHPVGNLMIAAMADIHGDFSTAVKIMSKIFNVKGTVLPTTNDIATLNAVMKDNTIVRGESTITEYGGVIDRVYITPKTVKTTDYVLKAIEEADYIIMGPGSLYTSIIPNLVIGNIAEKIKNSKARKIYVANVMTQNGETDNYKVSDHIKAINKHIGENIFDLVIANSKDIEENVLKFYKLSKQDKVILDYEEVKNLGIEISSDEDVIKIEKNIVRHNTEKVSELIYEYILDNQESIVYKG from the coding sequence ATGAATAATGAGATAAAAGTAGTAACTATTGGAGGAGGTACAGGCTTATCTGTTCTTTTGCGAGGACTTAAAAATTATCCATTAGATATAACAGCTTTAGTAACTGTTGCAGATGATGGTGGAAGTTCTGGTAAAATAAGAAGTGATATGAATATTCCCTCACCGGGGGATATAAGAAATGTAATAGCTGCACTTTCTGATGTAGAACCACACTTGGAAAAAATGTTTCAGTATCGTTTTGATATTGGAGAGATTAGTGGACACCCAGTCGGTAATTTGATGATTGCTGCCATGGCAGATATTCATGGAGATTTTTCGACAGCTGTAAAAATTATGAGCAAAATTTTTAATGTCAAGGGTACAGTTTTACCAACAACTAACGATATAGCAACATTAAATGCAGTTATGAAAGATAATACTATTGTAAGAGGAGAATCAACAATAACTGAATATGGTGGCGTGATAGATAGGGTATATATAACTCCAAAAACTGTTAAGACAACTGATTATGTCTTAAAAGCTATTGAAGAAGCTGATTATATTATAATGGGTCCAGGTAGTTTGTACACATCTATCATACCCAACTTGGTTATTGGAAATATAGCAGAAAAAATAAAAAACAGTAAGGCTAGAAAAATTTATGTTGCTAATGTTATGACGCAAAATGGAGAAACTGATAATTACAAGGTGTCCGACCACATAAAAGCAATAAATAAACACATAGGAGAAAATATTTTTGATTTGGTAATAGCAAATTCAAAAGATATAGAAGAAAATGTTTTGAAATTTTATAAGCTCTCGAAACAAGACAAGGTTATATTAGATTATGAAGAAGTAAAAAATTTAGGAATAGAAATAAGTTCTGATGAAGATGTAATAAAAATAGAAAAAAACATTGTTCGCCACAATACTGAAAAAGTTTCAGAATTAATTTATGAATATATACTTGATAATCAAGAATCAATTGTTTATAAAGGATAA
- the serS gene encoding serine--tRNA ligase — MLDIKLIRVQPDLVREKIAKRGDNTEVVDKILELDKKRRELLVKVEDLKALRNKTSEEIAILKRKKEDASEVIKEMKKVSDEITNLDVEIREIDEKLHDIVCRIPNLVSDETPSGEDESENIEVRRIGEIRNFGFEPKAHWDLVEDLDIVDFERAAKVSGSRFLFYKNAGALLERALINFMIDTHVLEHGYQEMMVPQLVNKNSLFGTGQFPKFLEDVYTIESEGLTLIPTAEVPLTNYHSNEILEEDYLPKGLTGFSICFRSEAGSAGRDTRGLIRMHQFDKVEMVRFAKPEESYEQLEIMTSHAENILKKLQLPYRVITLCTGDTGFCSAKTYDLEVWLPSYNAYKEISSCSNCTDFQARRANIRFRRKDTGKIEFAHTLNGSGLAVGRTAAAIIENYQNEDGSITIPEVLRAYMRNMEKITK, encoded by the coding sequence ATGTTAGACATTAAATTAATAAGAGTACAACCAGACTTGGTTAGAGAAAAAATTGCTAAACGTGGCGACAATACAGAAGTAGTTGATAAAATTTTAGAACTAGATAAAAAACGACGTGAGTTACTTGTTAAAGTTGAAGATTTAAAAGCACTTAGAAATAAAACAAGTGAAGAAATAGCAATTTTAAAACGTAAAAAAGAAGATGCAAGTGAAGTTATTAAAGAGATGAAAAAAGTTTCTGATGAAATAACTAATCTTGATGTTGAAATAAGAGAAATAGACGAAAAATTACATGACATTGTATGTCGCATACCTAACCTAGTTTCTGATGAAACACCTAGCGGCGAAGATGAAAGTGAAAATATTGAAGTTAGACGTATTGGAGAAATTAGAAATTTTGGTTTTGAACCAAAGGCTCACTGGGATTTAGTAGAGGACTTAGACATAGTTGATTTTGAACGTGCTGCAAAAGTAAGTGGAAGTAGATTTTTATTCTATAAAAATGCCGGTGCTTTATTGGAACGTGCCTTGATAAATTTTATGATTGATACTCACGTTTTAGAACACGGCTACCAAGAAATGATGGTTCCTCAACTTGTAAATAAAAATTCTCTATTCGGAACGGGACAATTCCCTAAATTTTTGGAAGATGTTTATACGATAGAATCAGAAGGCTTAACTCTTATCCCAACAGCAGAAGTTCCACTAACAAATTATCACAGCAACGAAATCCTAGAAGAAGATTATTTACCAAAAGGACTTACTGGATTTAGTATTTGCTTCCGTTCAGAAGCAGGAAGTGCAGGTCGTGATACTCGTGGACTTATCCGCATGCACCAATTTGACAAGGTAGAAATGGTTCGCTTTGCAAAACCAGAAGAATCATACGAGCAGTTAGAAATTATGACTTCTCACGCAGAAAATATTTTGAAAAAATTACAACTACCCTACCGTGTAATTACACTTTGTACAGGAGATACTGGTTTTTGCAGTGCTAAAACATATGATTTAGAAGTTTGGTTACCAAGCTATAACGCATATAAAGAAATAAGTTCTTGTTCAAACTGTACAGATTTCCAAGCAAGACGTGCTAATATCCGCTTCCGTAGAAAAGATACAGGAAAAATTGAATTTGCTCATACATTGAACGGTTCTGGACTTGCTGTTGGTAGAACAGCGGCTGCCATAATTGAAAATTATCAAAATGAAGATGGCTCAATTACAATACCAGAAGTTTTAAGAGCCTATATGAGAAATATGGAAAAAATTACAAAATAA
- the def gene encoding peptide deformylase, whose amino-acid sequence MITAKNIIIDPHDTLRTRCEEVKSPISLEDKKILKSLLEYVIASQDDELCKKYNLKPGIGLAAPQINVAKRMIAVHIPDEEDEKNTISYALYNPKIISHSSAKCYLEGGEGCLSVDKEIKGYVPRYSKIKVIGYTENDEKVTLNLTGLAAICFQHEIDHLNGVLFYDHINKTNPFDVPEEYEKL is encoded by the coding sequence TTGATTACAGCAAAAAATATTATAATTGACCCCCACGATACTTTGCGTACTCGTTGCGAAGAAGTAAAATCACCCATATCTCTTGAAGATAAAAAAATTTTAAAAAGTTTATTGGAATATGTAATAGCTTCTCAAGATGATGAATTATGCAAAAAATACAATCTAAAACCAGGAATTGGTCTAGCAGCTCCACAAATAAATGTTGCAAAAAGAATGATAGCAGTTCACATACCAGATGAGGAAGATGAAAAAAATACAATTTCATATGCCCTTTACAATCCAAAAATAATTTCTCATTCTTCTGCCAAATGCTATCTTGAGGGAGGAGAAGGTTGTTTATCTGTTGATAAAGAAATCAAGGGTTATGTTCCTAGATATTCAAAAATAAAAGTTATTGGCTATACTGAAAATGACGAAAAAGTTACTTTAAACTTAACAGGTTTAGCAGCTATTTGCTTCCAACATGAGATTGACCATTTAAACGGTGTTCTATTCTACGACCACATAAATAAAACTAATCCTTTTGACGTGCCAGAAGAATACGAAAAACTTTAA
- a CDS encoding cupin domain-containing protein, producing MKDYKYYVEKLKLEKHSEGGYFKETYISEEKIKLADGRDRNLMSNILFLLTASNPSHFHRLKSDELCFYHGGKSLTIHMIFPNGRYEEIFRFRRKSSLAIYSS from the coding sequence ATGAAAGATTATAAATATTATGTAGAAAAATTGAAATTAGAAAAACATTCAGAGGGAGGCTACTTTAAAGAAACTTATATTTCAGAAGAAAAAATTAAATTAGCAGACGGAAGAGATAGAAATTTAATGTCCAATATTTTATTTTTACTAACAGCCAGTAATCCATCGCATTTTCACAGATTAAAATCTGATGAATTATGCTTTTATCACGGTGGCAAGTCTTTAACTATTCACATGATTTTTCCTAACGGCAGATATGAAGAAATTTTTAGGTTTAGGAGAAAATCAAGTCTTGCAATATACAGTTCCTAA
- a CDS encoding cupin domain-containing protein: protein MQYTVPKGVIFASSVKSKNPDDFAIVACVVTPAFTYEDFELFTQAELIKDYPEHTEIIKKLAYKSL, encoded by the coding sequence TTGCAATATACAGTTCCTAAAGGTGTAATTTTTGCATCCAGTGTAAAAAGTAAAAATCCTGATGACTTTGCCATAGTTGCTTGTGTTGTTACGCCTGCTTTTACTTATGAAGATTTTGAATTGTTTACTCAAGCTGAATTAATAAAAGATTATCCAGAACACACAGAAATAATAAAAAAACTTGCTTATAAGTCTTTATAA
- the tyrS gene encoding tyrosine--tRNA ligase: MSKLLKDLKYRDLVYQQTDENGIRELLERESVSIYCGTDPTGDSLHVGHLLPFLTLKRFAEYGHKPVVLVGGGTGVIGDPSGRSEERQLQTLDIIEANAKKLEGQLRNIFRNNKNIEFVNNHDWLSKLSMLEFLRDYGKLVNINYMLAKDSVSSRLENGLSFTEFSYSLLQGIDFAYLNKNHNVKMQLGGSDQWGNIVTGLEIMRKLNGDTEAYGFTIPLMLKSDGTKFGKSTGGAVWLDPEKTTPYEFYQFWFNTADADVIASLKKFTFLEKEVIEELARSVETEPHLRKAQIKLAEEMVKIVHGDEALESAKHVTEALFSGNIKDLSPSEFLQAVKAMPKEILEKEEDNIVDFLVKSKLVTSKRQAREDITNGAIYINGEKITDLDYTISDKDVLEKSYLVLRRGKKKYLLIEYK, from the coding sequence ATGTCTAAATTATTAAAAGATTTAAAATACAGAGATTTGGTTTATCAACAAACTGATGAAAATGGAATAAGAGAATTATTAGAACGAGAAAGTGTATCTATCTATTGTGGGACTGATCCAACTGGTGATTCTTTGCACGTAGGACACCTATTACCATTTTTAACTTTAAAAAGATTTGCAGAGTATGGACACAAGCCCGTTGTTTTAGTTGGTGGTGGAACAGGAGTTATTGGCGACCCTTCTGGTCGTAGTGAAGAAAGACAATTACAAACTTTGGATATAATTGAAGCTAATGCAAAAAAATTAGAAGGACAGTTACGCAATATTTTTCGTAACAATAAAAATATAGAATTTGTTAATAATCATGATTGGTTGAGCAAGTTATCAATGCTAGAATTTTTAAGAGATTATGGAAAATTAGTAAATATAAATTATATGCTTGCCAAAGATTCTGTATCATCTAGGCTAGAAAATGGTTTGTCATTTACAGAATTTTCTTATAGTCTACTACAAGGAATTGATTTTGCTTATCTGAATAAAAATCATAATGTTAAAATGCAACTTGGTGGTTCTGACCAGTGGGGAAATATAGTAACTGGTTTAGAAATTATGCGTAAATTAAATGGAGATACAGAAGCCTACGGCTTTACAATTCCTTTGATGTTAAAATCTGACGGAACAAAATTTGGAAAATCAACAGGAGGTGCAGTCTGGTTAGACCCAGAAAAAACTACGCCTTATGAATTTTATCAATTCTGGTTCAACACTGCTGATGCTGACGTAATTGCTAGTTTAAAAAAATTCACATTTTTAGAAAAAGAAGTAATAGAAGAATTAGCTAGAAGTGTAGAAACAGAACCTCATCTTAGAAAGGCTCAGATAAAATTAGCAGAAGAAATGGTGAAAATAGTTCATGGTGATGAAGCACTTGAAAGTGCAAAACACGTAACAGAAGCACTTTTCTCTGGCAATATTAAAGACTTATCACCTTCTGAATTTTTACAAGCTGTAAAAGCAATGCCAAAAGAAATATTAGAAAAAGAAGAAGATAATATAGTAGATTTCTTGGTAAAATCAAAATTAGTTACTTCAAAACGTCAGGCTCGTGAAGATATAACAAACGGTGCAATCTACATCAACGGTGAAAAAATTACTGATTTAGATTATACAATTTCTGATAAAGACGTGTTAGAAAAATCTTATCTAGTATTAAGACGTGGTAAGAAAAAATATTTATTGATTGAATATAAATAA
- the rpiA gene encoding ribose-5-phosphate isomerase RpiA, translated as MNLKEQVGYKALDFVKDGMVVGLGTGSTVYYFIHAIAEKVKEGLNVELVSTSVQSIELAKSLGLNVKELEEVEHIDLTVDGVDEIDKNFNAIKGGGAALFREKIVADLSEHVVWIYDESKDVEELGAFNLPVEILPFAYTHTINKMKKQGLNPVLRYKNEEILITDNKNYIVDLHLDLGFDIEIVKEKLANIVGVVEHGLFLNMCKHCIKGTPAGAIVIENPRKK; from the coding sequence ATGAATTTAAAAGAACAGGTAGGGTATAAAGCATTAGATTTTGTAAAAGATGGTATGGTAGTAGGTTTAGGAACTGGCTCAACCGTATATTATTTTATTCATGCCATAGCAGAAAAAGTAAAAGAAGGCTTAAATGTAGAACTAGTTTCTACTTCTGTTCAAAGTATAGAATTGGCAAAATCATTAGGTCTTAATGTAAAAGAACTAGAAGAAGTTGAACACATCGATTTAACAGTAGACGGTGTTGACGAAATCGACAAAAATTTTAATGCCATAAAAGGTGGTGGTGCAGCCCTATTTAGAGAAAAAATAGTTGCCGACTTAAGCGAACACGTGGTTTGGATTTATGACGAGAGTAAAGACGTTGAAGAACTTGGTGCTTTTAATTTACCAGTTGAAATTTTACCATTTGCTTATACACACACTATCAACAAGATGAAAAAACAAGGTTTAAATCCTGTCTTACGCTATAAAAATGAAGAAATATTAATAACAGATAACAAGAATTATATAGTTGATTTACATCTGGATTTAGGATTTGATATAGAAATAGTTAAAGAAAAATTAGCTAATATTGTTGGTGTTGTTGAGCATGGATTATTCTTAAATATGTGTAAACACTGTATCAAGGGAACTCCTGCTGGGGCAATAGTAATAGAAAATCCAAGAAAAAAATAA
- the dcm gene encoding DNA (cytosine-5-)-methyltransferase: protein MLKFFDFCSGIGGGRIGLENNGLECVGHCEIDEKTAETYRIFFEDNRNYGDLTNLDFDKLPDFEFMIAGFPCQTFSIVGKRAGFDDERGQIIYSLIEIMKHKNVKYFILENVKGLVNHDKGNTFNTIKKELENIGYNIYYKVIDSLDFGVPQMRERIYIVGFKKRYDNGMFEFPIENLSNKNFDWFLDEDNNLELDILDKTFQKYLSNKYNCNKFTNKEVISWENFVIDWRQSDLRKYDKTFPTLRTGRHGLLYIKNGKIKKLSGYEALLLQGFPKNIAEKVKKNKLNNNKVLSQAGNAMTVNVIEAITKEMIKNIKVEV from the coding sequence ATGTTAAAATTTTTTGATTTTTGTTCAGGAATTGGTGGTGGAAGGATAGGGTTAGAAAACAATGGATTAGAATGTGTTGGTCATTGTGAAATAGATGAAAAAACTGCAGAAACTTATCGAATTTTTTTTGAAGATAATAGAAATTATGGAGATTTAACTAATTTGGACTTTGATAAATTACCTGATTTTGAATTTATGATTGCAGGATTCCCCTGCCAAACATTTTCAATTGTGGGGAAAAGAGCAGGATTTGATGACGAAAGAGGACAAATAATATATTCTTTAATAGAAATTATGAAACATAAAAATGTTAAATATTTCATTTTAGAGAATGTTAAAGGATTAGTAAATCACGATAAAGGAAATACTTTTAATACAATAAAAAAAGAACTTGAAAATATAGGATATAATATTTATTACAAAGTTATAGACAGTCTTGATTTTGGAGTTCCTCAAATGAGAGAGAGAATATATATTGTAGGATTTAAAAAAAGGTATGATAATGGCATGTTTGAATTTCCTATAGAAAATTTATCAAATAAAAATTTTGATTGGTTTTTAGATGAAGATAATAACCTGGAGTTAGATATTTTAGATAAGACATTTCAAAAATATTTATCAAATAAATATAATTGTAATAAATTCACAAATAAAGAAGTTATAAGTTGGGAAAATTTTGTTATTGATTGGCGACAATCAGACTTACGTAAATATGATAAAACTTTTCCTACATTACGAACGGGAAGGCACGGATTACTTTATATAAAAAATGGTAAAATAAAAAAATTAAGTGGATATGAAGCATTATTACTTCAAGGATTTCCTAAAAATATTGCAGAAAAAGTTAAAAAAAATAAATTAAATAACAATAAAGTGTTATCTCAAGCAGGGAATGCAATGACGGTAAATGTTATAGAAGCAATTACTAAAGAAATGATTAAAAATATTAAAGTTGAGGTATAA